GGGAGATATCCGTGTGGAGGGCGACCGGCTGGAGGACGGGCAGGCGCGGTTCGGCGCCGCGGTCGCGCAGCTGATCGACGACGGCGCGCTGACGGTAGGCCTCGGCGGCGGTCACGAGATCGCATACGCCAGCTACCGGGGCGTCGCCGGAAGCGCGAAGGTCACCGGGGGCGCGCGCTGGGGCGTGCTGAACCTGGACGCCCACTTCGACCTCCGGGATGAGGAGAACCCCAGCTCCGGCACCCCGTTCCTGCAGATGGCCCACGAGGAGAAGGCCCTGGGCCGGGAACTGCACTACGCCGTGCTGGGCATCAGCCGGCCGAACAACACCCGCGTGCTCTTCGACGAAGCCGACAGCCTGGGCGTGACGTATCTCCTCGACGAGGACTGCTCACGGGAGGCGACGGAGGCTTTCGTCCGTGAGTTCGTGGACGGCCTGGACGTCGTCTACCTGACGATCGACCTGGACGTGCTGCCCGCCGCCGTCGCGCCCGGAGTCAGCGCCCCCGCCGCCTACGGGGTGCCGCTGGAGATCATCAACGCCGTCTGCCGTCAGGTCGCCGCCAGCGGGAAGCTCCTGCACGTGGATGTCGCCGAGCTCAACCCCGGTTTCGACATCGACGGCCGCACCGCGAAGGTCGCCGCACGCCTGCTCGACACGATCCTGGGCGCGGCGCTCACGAGCTGACGTCACCGGCTGCCGGGGCTTGCGGCGTCGCCTCCGGCGGCGGTGCCGACGACGGCGAGGTGGTGGCGGGGCGGTTCGCGTCGTCCTCCGCCACCGTGAAGTTCCGCGCGGCGAACGCCCCGGAGACCGTGGTGGCGGCGATGGTCAGAAGCGCCCCGAGGATGAGGGCACTCGCCTCTCCGGGCGCGAGCAGATGGTTCTGCGTGCCGATGGTCGCGGCGGCCACGGGAACCCCGAGCTGCGCGCAGGCCAGGACGGCGAGCGGCAGCGGCGCACCGAGGAACCGTCCGACCGCATGGCTCAGGACCGCCCCGAAACCCAGTGCGACGCCCAGCCCGATCATCGCCGGATTCACCGCCAGCTCCCGCATGTTGAGGGACGCACCGAGCCACACGAAGAACAGCGGCCCCAGGAATCCCTCGGTGATCGCGAAGAGCTGCCGCGCGAGCCGCCGCGGCTCCCCCACCGCCGACACCGCCAGGCCGAAACTGAAGCCGGCGAGCATGATCGAGACGTGCGTCAACGTGGCCAGCGCCGCGAGGGCGAACAGCACCGCCAGCTGCACCCTCAACTCCACCGCGAACAGCCGGTCCTCGGACACCGTGTGGATGCGGCGCCGGATCCCGCTCCGCTCCCCCTGCCGCAGGACGAAGAACAGCACGACGGCGCACGCCCCCACCGCGAGCGCGCCCAGCGCCGCGCGGGGTGCGTGAGCCGGGTCGATGGCCAGCGGCAGCGCCACGATGGCGGCCGTGTCCGCGAGGGCGACGGCCGCGATGGTCTGGAGCACCTGGGGACCCCCGAGCCGCAGGCCGTCCACGATCGGCAGGACCAGCGCCGCCGAACTCGAGGCGAGCAGCACGGCGTACAGCGGGGCGTGGGCGAGCCCGAAGAGGGCGGCGATGCCGAGCCCCAGGAGCACCGACACCACCGCCGTCACCCCGAAACGGATGGCGCCCCGGCCCAGCGCTCTGCGGATCCGGGCGTCCCGCACGGGGACGTGGGTTCCGGCCACGAACATGATGAGCGCGAATCCCAAGTCCGCGAGGAACGTGAACGTCTCGTCCGACGCGTCGACCAGCCCGAACCCGGTCCGGCCGATCACCAGGCCGGCCACGAGCTCCCCGAGCACCAGGGGCAGATGCCACCTCCGGGGCAGCGCGAGGAGCGGGCCGAGCAGGGCCACGAGCACCACCAGCGACAACGCAGGAAATCCCATGGGGCAACTGTAGGCCGCCGGACCCGCCCCGCGCCGAAACAGTGAGTTCCCGCTGAAACCGTGTGTTCTGATCACTGTTTCAGCGGGAACTCACTGTTTCGGCTGGACGGGGGTCGGCTGGACGGGGGTCGGCTTGTCAGACCCGCGTGCCCCGGGCCACGGCGCTCCGCAGCAGCCCGTTCAGGACGTCCGCGTGCGTCAGCTGCGGATGGTGGCCGGCGCCTTGGATCGTGACCAGCTCGACGTTGCCCCGTGCCTCGAGTTCCTCCACCCTCTCGGGAGCGAGCGGATCCTCGCTGCCCGTGACGATGCGGACCGGACCGGTGTACCGGCCCAGCGCGTCGCGAAGCTCGGCGGGCCAGCGCTTCGATCCGACGCGGACGAGCTGTGAGGCCACGCGAGGAGCCGCGCCCCTCTTGAGATCGCTGACACTGGATTCCAGAGCCGCGGCACTCGCATCCGCCCCGGTCAGACGGCGCGACAGCTTCACCGCGTCGGTCCGCCGCAGGTACGCGCTCACGAACGGCCTCAGGATGGCCGGCAAGCCACCCGATGCCTGGAGGAAGAACGGCGCGACCAGCGTCAGGGACCGGACCCGCTCGGGGAACCGCGCTGCGGCGATCACGGCGGCCCCCGCGCCGATCGAGTGGCCGACGAGGTCGACGTCGTCGCCGCGGAGAAGCGCCGGCAGCCACTCGTCCCAGTCCTGAACGCCGGTCCCGCCGCTGAGCCCGAGGCCGGGCAGGTCGACGGCCCGCGCGCCGCTGCCCGCGGCGACTCCGGCCCAGGTGTCGGCGTTGACCGGCAGACCGGGCAGGATCACGCGGGAAGCCTCGGGGTCACCGAGCTCGAAGGTGCGCACGCCGGCGACGTCCACGAAGCGCCGGTCCCCGCCCTTCGCGGCGCCGAAGCGATGCGCGGCCAGGTAGTCGACCCAACGGTCGATGGAGAGCAGGACGTCGGGCATCGGGATGCCGTGCCTCGCGGCGAGTTCGACGGCGGGTCCGGTCGGGTAGCGGTCCGAGGACAGGAAGCCGAGCGTCTCCGGATCGGCCTTGGTGACCCACGCCGGGAGCCGCTTGATGACGCCGACCGGGACCTGTAGGCGCGGGACCTTCGCGCCCAGCCGGTTGCCGGCACGGGTGAGCAGTTCCCTCAGCGGCGGGGTGGCGTCGTCGAGAACCCAGAAGGCCCGGTCGACGGCCTCGGGATCGACCGCAGCCGCGGCCATGAAGGACGCCATGTAATCGACCGTCAGGACCGGGAGGAACGTCGAGTCGCCGGCGGGGAGTGCCGCCGCGGTGCCGTCCCAGATCTGTTCGATGGTCTTCGTCATGCCGATGTACTGCTCGGTCTCCCCGGTCGAGCTGTCACCGATCACGGTGGCCGGGTTGATGATGGTCCAGGGGACGCGTCGCTCGATGGCCCGGGCCTGGAAGACGGCGTCGGATTCCACCTTGGAGGCCTCGTAGCCGCCGAGTTCCTTGTACACCGCCGCGCGATGCTCCTCGGACCACGGAACGGCCGTGGGGTCCTGTCCGCCGACCCGGTAGCCCGAGATGTAGACGAGCCGCTGCAGCTTCGGAAGGTCCGCGGCGAAGTCGACGACCTTCTCGGCGATGCCGACGTTCGCGCTGCGGGCCTCCTCGGCGGACATGCCGAAGCGGAAGGCGCCGGCACAGCAGTGGATCTCGGTGATGTGGGGCAGGGCGGCCGGGCCACCGGCGATGATCCCCGGGGCGTCGAAGTCGGCGATCACCGTGCCGACCTGCCGCGTCAGGCCGTGGTCCGCGAGCCACCGCCGGACCCGTTCCGCCGATGCCTCGCTCCGGACCGCGGCCGTGACGTTGGCGCCGGCCTGGGCGAGGGTGAGGACCAAGTGGCGGCCGATCAGGCCGGAGGCCCCGAAGACGAGGGCCTGGCGGGATGCTCCGTGCGAGGTCATCGCGCACCCCCTGCGGCCTGGAGACGCTGGTTGATGAGTTCGGCCACGACGTCGGCGGCCGTGAGCAGGGGCTGAACGCTCCGGGTCGCGCGGGAGACGATCACCGCGCCCTCCGTCGTCGAGACGATGACGGTCGCGAGCGCGCGGGCCGCCTCGGCGTCGAGGCCTCCGGATTCGAGGAGGGCGGCGGTCGGGGCGATCCATGACTCGAACGCGGTGGCGCAGGCCTCGCGGAGGCGTTCACTGTCCGCACCCATTTCGAGGGTCACCACGGAGACGGGGCAGCCCAGGCGGTAATCGCTCTCTCCGACGATCGCGGCCAGCGCCTCGATCGCGGTGCGGGCGGCGTCGGCGGGGCCACCCGCGGTGGCGGCGGCTTCGGCGATGAGTGTTCCGAACTGCGCCGCGGCGAGTTCGATCGCGGCGACGCCGAGGCCCTCCTTCCCGTCAGGGAAGTGGAAGTAGACCGAGCCCTTGGGCGCCGCGGCGTGTTCGGCCACAGCGTTCAGACCCGTGCCGC
This portion of the Arthrobacter woluwensis genome encodes:
- a CDS encoding cation:proton antiporter; its protein translation is MGFPALSLVVLVALLGPLLALPRRWHLPLVLGELVAGLVIGRTGFGLVDASDETFTFLADLGFALIMFVAGTHVPVRDARIRRALGRGAIRFGVTAVVSVLLGLGIAALFGLAHAPLYAVLLASSSAALVLPIVDGLRLGGPQVLQTIAAVALADTAAIVALPLAIDPAHAPRAALGALAVGACAVVLFFVLRQGERSGIRRRIHTVSEDRLFAVELRVQLAVLFALAALATLTHVSIMLAGFSFGLAVSAVGEPRRLARQLFAITEGFLGPLFFVWLGASLNMRELAVNPAMIGLGVALGFGAVLSHAVGRFLGAPLPLAVLACAQLGVPVAAATIGTQNHLLAPGEASALILGALLTIAATTVSGAFAARNFTVAEDDANRPATTSPSSAPPPEATPQAPAAGDVSS
- a CDS encoding TetR/AcrR family transcriptional regulator; amino-acid sequence: MASKGTLTKARLAESMLELIQTGGYSGTGLNAVAEHAAAPKGSVYFHFPDGKEGLGVAAIELAAAQFGTLIAEAAATAGGPADAARTAIEALAAIVGESDYRLGCPVSVVTLEMGADSERLREACATAFESWIAPTAALLESGGLDAEAARALATVIVSTTEGAVIVSRATRSVQPLLTAADVVAELINQRLQAAGGAR
- a CDS encoding alpha/beta fold hydrolase gives rise to the protein MTSHGASRQALVFGASGLIGRHLVLTLAQAGANVTAAVRSEASAERVRRWLADHGLTRQVGTVIADFDAPGIIAGGPAALPHITEIHCCAGAFRFGMSAEEARSANVGIAEKVVDFAADLPKLQRLVYISGYRVGGQDPTAVPWSEEHRAAVYKELGGYEASKVESDAVFQARAIERRVPWTIINPATVIGDSSTGETEQYIGMTKTIEQIWDGTAAALPAGDSTFLPVLTVDYMASFMAAAAVDPEAVDRAFWVLDDATPPLRELLTRAGNRLGAKVPRLQVPVGVIKRLPAWVTKADPETLGFLSSDRYPTGPAVELAARHGIPMPDVLLSIDRWVDYLAAHRFGAAKGGDRRFVDVAGVRTFELGDPEASRVILPGLPVNADTWAGVAAGSGARAVDLPGLGLSGGTGVQDWDEWLPALLRGDDVDLVGHSIGAGAAVIAAARFPERVRSLTLVAPFFLQASGGLPAILRPFVSAYLRRTDAVKLSRRLTGADASAAALESSVSDLKRGAAPRVASQLVRVGSKRWPAELRDALGRYTGPVRIVTGSEDPLAPERVEELEARGNVELVTIQGAGHHPQLTHADVLNGLLRSAVARGTRV
- the hutG gene encoding formimidoylglutamase, whose protein sequence is MTLRAPSVDVPPQPWTGRHDGDGPEHARHWQRVHALPATADAGTAVGGAASAGRPAVVVGFASDAGVARNKGRVGAAAGPAAIRAALGPLAVHDGRVLADAGDIRVEGDRLEDGQARFGAAVAQLIDDGALTVGLGGGHEIAYASYRGVAGSAKVTGGARWGVLNLDAHFDLRDEENPSSGTPFLQMAHEEKALGRELHYAVLGISRPNNTRVLFDEADSLGVTYLLDEDCSREATEAFVREFVDGLDVVYLTIDLDVLPAAVAPGVSAPAAYGVPLEIINAVCRQVAASGKLLHVDVAELNPGFDIDGRTAKVAARLLDTILGAALTS